The Stygiolobus azoricus genome window below encodes:
- a CDS encoding MFS transporter, whose translation MAGFSFGIIIAYMLTIASFYGEEHLYLYSLILSISTIVQPMVQTLIMLFMGFKLLFIFYLVLSLVLFTYSLIQRMEDKKEMFNLKLKVNYGIIISILITISYVTGFSVISTFLPVYLVVNKHLSTGIAYSIFIPFFASTVLSRTLLSTIKTKKLEILSSLSIILTALGFAILFEQTYIVDIIAAFILGISHGIIYPLASVYITRYSTANERNSYMSLYLLFRELSFSLIIYLFSFMNLGTQLTVSIILNLIILLIFFFFKLF comes from the coding sequence ATGGCTGGGTTTTCTTTCGGAATTATAATAGCTTATATGCTTACAATCGCCTCTTTTTATGGTGAAGAGCATCTCTATCTTTACTCTTTAATTCTCAGTATCTCTACTATCGTACAACCAATGGTTCAAACACTCATAATGCTTTTCATGGGCTTTAAACTTCTCTTTATATTCTATCTGGTATTGTCATTAGTTCTTTTTACTTATAGCTTGATACAAAGAATGGAAGATAAAAAGGAAATGTTTAACCTGAAATTAAAAGTTAATTATGGAATCATTATATCAATTTTAATCACGATCTCTTACGTTACCGGATTTAGTGTTATCTCTACGTTCTTACCAGTTTACCTTGTTGTTAATAAGCACTTAAGTACTGGGATAGCTTACTCTATTTTTATCCCATTTTTTGCATCCACTGTACTATCAAGGACTTTACTTAGTACTATAAAAACCAAGAAACTTGAGATTCTTTCCTCACTTTCTATCATTTTAACAGCATTAGGCTTTGCAATACTTTTTGAGCAGACTTATATTGTAGATATTATAGCAGCATTTATACTTGGCATTTCTCATGGTATTATTTATCCCTTAGCTTCAGTTTATATAACTAGATACTCTACCGCTAATGAGAGGAATTCATATATGAGTCTTTATTTACTGTTTAGAGAACTTTCTTTCTCTTTAATAATTTATCTCTTTTCTTTCATGAATTTAGGAACACAACTAACAGTATCAATTATCCTTAACCTTATTATTCTTTTAATTTTCTTCTTTTTTAAATTATTCTAA
- a CDS encoding radical SAM protein → MTDNCNLLCEHCIYKPNIISGKLRKREIPLEIALKLIYTFRKLGAIKLSILGGEPTLYDITNEWRGLLTLIYAAKKVYNYKYIRIVTNGLLIDKLLDKEEFKLLDEISFSIDGPTPEIHDKLRGRGTFKIAISNLTRAIKKGYNVNITTTVTKYLIPTDGSEKWALVDRMIRFAEELGVSRINFHVIFRMGTEVDAWDQHVAINPYDWIEIYKNIRTKIVNNEYKI, encoded by the coding sequence GTGACTGATAATTGTAACTTATTATGTGAACATTGTATTTACAAACCTAATATAATAAGTGGAAAATTACGTAAAAGAGAGATTCCCTTAGAAATAGCATTGAAACTAATTTATACCTTTAGAAAACTTGGCGCAATAAAATTATCAATACTAGGAGGAGAACCCACTCTATATGATATTACTAATGAATGGAGAGGTCTACTTACATTAATTTATGCGGCTAAAAAAGTATATAATTATAAATATATTAGGATAGTTACTAATGGACTTTTAATAGATAAACTACTTGATAAAGAGGAATTTAAACTTCTTGATGAAATTAGCTTTAGTATTGATGGACCTACACCAGAAATTCATGATAAACTTAGAGGAAGAGGTACATTTAAAATAGCAATTAGTAATTTAACACGAGCAATTAAAAAAGGTTATAATGTTAACATCACTACTACAGTTACAAAGTACTTAATACCAACAGATGGGAGTGAAAAGTGGGCTTTAGTAGATAGAATGATTAGATTTGCAGAAGAGCTAGGAGTAAGTAGGATAAACTTCCACGTAATATTTAGGATGGGAACAGAAGTTGATGCTTGGGATCAACACGTTGCGATAAATCCATATGATTGGATAGAAATATACAAAAATATTAGAACTAAAATAGTTAATAATGAATATAAAATATAA
- a CDS encoding ribbon-helix-helix protein, CopG family, whose protein sequence is MRVITFKVEEELLQELDLYAVNSRNTRSEIIREALIKYLREKKAAAGT, encoded by the coding sequence ATGAGAGTTATCACATTCAAAGTCGAAGAAGAGTTACTCCAAGAGCTTGACCTCTATGCAGTTAATTCCAGAAACACAAGGAGCGAAATAATAAGAGAGGCCCTAATAAAATATCTGAGAGAAAAGAAAGCCGCCGCGGGGACTTGA
- a CDS encoding NUDIX hydrolase has product MNRHPQILSVHLFLVKEGKILLQLRKNTGYMDGWWSVIAGHVEARESATNAMIREATEEAGIKLSREDLVLVHVMHRFENQERVDFFFKAIKWIGEPTIKEPNKAEALRWFELSKLPENVVPYVRQALELGLLKGQIYSEFGWERN; this is encoded by the coding sequence ATGAACAGACATCCTCAGATACTTTCGGTTCATCTCTTTTTGGTGAAGGAAGGCAAAATTCTTCTGCAATTAAGGAAGAATACAGGATATATGGATGGCTGGTGGAGTGTAATAGCTGGCCATGTTGAAGCTAGGGAATCTGCAACAAACGCGATGATAAGAGAAGCTACGGAAGAGGCTGGAATAAAACTTAGTCGTGAGGATTTAGTGCTTGTCCATGTAATGCATAGATTTGAAAACCAAGAGAGAGTAGACTTTTTCTTTAAGGCGATTAAGTGGATAGGTGAACCCACAATTAAAGAACCCAATAAGGCTGAAGCTTTAAGATGGTTTGAGCTTAGCAAACTTCCAGAAAATGTAGTTCCTTATGTAAGACAAGCACTCGAATTAGGACTATTAAAAGGACAAATATATAGCGAATTTGGTTGGGAAAGGAATTAA
- a CDS encoding NAD(P)/FAD-dependent oxidoreductase, with translation MRTIILGGGFAGLSALKTNPDALLIDQKSYFTLTHRLVDVIKTGDPKLAKIPYHKVLVARVRNVDFRKKVVITDKGEFQYDKLIIALGYSQKIFPFTEKVEDIQDSLELRNKLLRAKSVTVLGGGNLGVELAGIIKEMDPLKEVYLIEVQDRLLPFMSKESSTYAYELLTGLGVKVLLKNKVEKIEKNLVVTNDHEIRTDLIISSVGFKGSPMISEIGLTNINGRMIVDDYLKSADYDDVYGAGDCATTKKFIPMSAQVAVQAGRRAMLNALGEDEKFRFNQLAIVVRIGGIYFGDFHGKFVKGELAELAEKVGIFRAIRLVMP, from the coding sequence ATGAGGACTATAATTTTAGGCGGAGGATTTGCAGGTTTATCTGCTTTAAAAACAAATCCTGACGCTTTACTTATAGATCAGAAAAGTTATTTTACTCTCACCCATAGGCTAGTGGATGTAATAAAGACTGGGGATCCGAAATTAGCTAAGATCCCTTACCATAAAGTGTTAGTTGCTAGAGTGAGGAATGTAGATTTTAGGAAAAAAGTAGTTATCACTGACAAGGGTGAGTTCCAATATGATAAATTGATAATAGCATTAGGATATTCTCAGAAAATTTTTCCTTTCACTGAGAAAGTCGAGGACATACAGGATTCTCTCGAATTAAGGAATAAACTGTTGAGGGCTAAGTCTGTCACAGTATTAGGCGGAGGTAATTTAGGTGTTGAATTAGCAGGGATTATTAAAGAAATGGATCCGTTGAAGGAAGTTTACCTAATAGAAGTGCAAGATAGGCTTTTACCTTTTATGAGTAAGGAGTCTTCAACTTATGCTTATGAATTGTTAACTGGATTGGGAGTAAAGGTATTACTTAAGAATAAAGTAGAAAAGATAGAGAAGAATCTAGTAGTAACTAACGATCATGAGATTAGGACTGACCTCATAATTTCATCGGTTGGATTTAAGGGGTCCCCGATGATCAGTGAGATTGGACTGACCAATATAAATGGTAGGATGATAGTAGATGATTACCTTAAGTCGGCTGATTACGATGACGTATATGGGGCAGGGGATTGTGCGACGACAAAGAAGTTCATACCAATGTCTGCTCAAGTGGCAGTCCAAGCGGGTAGGAGGGCAATGTTGAATGCGCTAGGGGAGGATGAAAAATTTAGGTTTAACCAACTAGCCATAGTTGTCAGAATAGGAGGAATTTATTTTGGTGACTTTCATGGTAAATTTGTGAAAGGTGAGCTAGCTGAATTAGCAGAAAAAGTGGGTATATTTAGAGCTATTAGGCTTGTAATGCCGTAA